TGATAGCCCAGCGCTCTTACCTGCCGCAATGCCTGCTCATCTTCTGTTAGGTCCACCAGTTGGTAGGCAATTCCCTGCTTATCCAGTGCACGGCATGTCGCATTGCATTGAACACAATCTGGTTTGGTGAAAATAGTAATACGCATGATTCGTATTTACCCTTTGGCTTGAAAGAAGTATATCGGAGCGGTTATGTTGTTGGGCTTTGCCTCTGACCGATCCACGGAGCAGCCGTTGCATGTCTGGTGGCTACGTCTTAGATACTAGATGTAGATGTTTTAAATTTCAACCATACAATATATAGGAAATTCACTGAAATGTATCAAGCCGGGATCTAAGCCAGACGGCACAAGGGAAAAACAGGAATCAAGCAAAAAATTTTCTTTCGGCGCAGGGAATAAGCCGCGTCATTGTTGGCTGAATTTTGTTCTTTTCGGGGGAGCGGATAAGAAAAAGGGAGCCAGGCTCCCTTCATCCGTCGATTACACGACCGGCAGATTTCTGCCGTAATAAATTTCCTGCATTTCGTGATACAGCAAATCGGTGATTCGTTTACGCTCTTCCGCGCTCAATGTGGCGGGATCGACGTTAAACAGGTAGTGCTTGAGATCGAAATCCTTCAGCAACATCTTGGTGTGAAACATGTTTTCCTGATAAACGTTCACATCCATCAGGTGATACAACGATTTCATGTCTTCCGACATAAAATTCTGAATCGAATTGATCTGATGGTCGATAAAATGTTTTACGCCGTTAACATCACGGGTAAAGCCGCGCACACGATAATCAATGGTGACGATGTCCGATTCCAACTGGTGGATGAGATAATTCAGCGCTTTCAGCGGAGAGATAACGCCGCAGGTCGACACTTCAATATCGGCGCGGAAAGTGCACAGTCCGACTTCAGGATGGCTCTCCGGGTAGGTGTGTACGCAAATGTGGCTTTTGTCCAGATGGGCGACCACGGAGTTAGGCAGTGGCCCCGGAAGCTCCGAGTTATCGACATCGCGCGGATCGATCGGCTCTTCGCTGACCAGTATGGTCACGCTGGCGCCCTGTGGCTCGTAATCCTGACGGGCGATATTGAGAATATTGGCGCCGATAATCGAGCAGGTTTCGCTCAAGATTTCGGTCAAGCGGTTGGCGTTATACTGTTCATCAATGTAGGCGATGTAACCGTTACGGTCATCGGCAGTTCTGGTGTAACAGATATCGTAGATACAAAAACTCAGGCTTTTAGTCAGATTATTAAAGCCGTGTAGTTTCAGCTTGTGCAATTTAAGTCACCCCCTTATGGATGCGGTAATCAGCGTGAAGCCGATAACGCATTCAGTAAATATTGCGGCAGTGCGAAACTACCAATATGGACGGCCGGATTGTAGTAGCGGCATTCAATACCGGACGCATTAACGCGTTGTTGCAGCGTCTCTGCGCTTATCTGGCGTAATGACGGATGGTTACTGGCCCAGGCGAACGTCATGATGCCGCCGTAGTAGGTCGGGATCGCCGCCTGATAAAACGTGACGTCGCTAAAATAGTTGCTCAGTTTGTTGTGGCTGTTAACGGCTTCGTCCTGTTGCAGGAAGCAGACGCCGTTCTGCGCAACGAAAATGCCGCCTTCATTCAGACAACGGGCGCATCCCTGATAAAAGTCGGACGTGAACAGACTTTCTCCCGGACCGATGGGATCGGTACTGTCAGAAATAATGACGTCGAATTTCTCAGTACATTGATTAACGAAATTCACGCCATCGTCGATCACCAGACGAAAACGCGGATCGTCGTAAGCGCCGGCATTATGATTGGGTAAATACTGACGGCAGAATTCCACCACGCCCGCGTCGATTTCCACCATCGTGATTTGTTCGACGCCGGCGTGACGGCTGACTTCACGCAGTATGCCGCCGTCGCCGCCGCCGATAATCAGCACGCGTTTGGCCTGGCCGTGGGACAACAGGGGAATATGGGTCAGCATTTCGTGATAGATAAATTCGTCACGCTCGGTGGTTTGCACCACGCCGTCCAATGCCATGACACGGCCAAGCGCCGCATTTTCAAAAATGATCAGATCCTGGTGGTCAGTCTTTTCGTGGTATAGCACCTGGTCGATGGAAAAGTACTGACCAAAGTTGGCATGCAGGGTTTCATACCAAATTTCTTTCTGGGCCATGTTCGGGCTTCCTCCGCGATAGCAGTCATGAAAATTGGCGCGTCATGATAGCTAACTCTTACCGCGCTTGCACGGTCAAATTTCAGTCAGTGCCGGGGAAGGAGGAAATTATTTCGTGTAGGCGAGCAAACCGAGTGAATTACGGGCCAGAGACTGACATTTTTTTGGCGTCGGGATAGCAATTTTACTTAGATCCCGGTAGCTGTCCTCGCCTAATGCGGTCATGTTAAACGCACCGTAATTGCTGAGATCCCAACTGTTTTGTTGGGCGAACGTCAACAGCGCCCGGCGAATTTGATCATTGGGTAAGTCCTGATAACCGCAGTTATTTTTCAGATAAACGAAAACGGCAGTTAAATCGGCGAGATCTTCTGCTTCAAATTCATTCAGTGCCTTACTGGCGGAGGAGAAGCTCATCAGACTAAGCAGGAGCAGCACCAGCGCTGAGTTTTTCATGGTTAAACTCGTTTCGATTTTTGTCAGAAGACGTTACCACAATTGTAGATTACCTGACTAAATTTTCTTGTTTGTAAGCGTTTTAATTATTTTGAGTCAATTGGAAACGGTCGGCGCGGATCTGTCTCAACCGCAGCAAGAGAATATTCCACCGCAATAACGTGATTCCCACGGGCGCGGGTATCAGCAGGCATGGCGCTTGATTGATGAAGTTAAGTTTGATCTGTAGATAATCCTCTGATATTCAGATAGCAGAATATATCCCTGCCCGGAATACATCGCATTGCTTACTTGTTCCGGGCATTTTTTACGGATGGTGTAACATAAACGTGGCGAGTTATCGTGGTTCGGGTATCCGGCGCTGGCGCGCTGGGAGTTGGCTATGCACAGGATTGTTGCTGTTGCCGATAGCCACTATCTTTTTCCAGACGTTTTTCGCCCGTGGCGATGGTTTCATCCATCTCTGGCAAACCGTGTTGCCCACTTACATTCTCAACTCGCTGGGGTTGGTGATAGCAACCGTGTCGCTGAGTCTGGCGTTTGGCTTGCCCGCCGCCTGG
This window of the Brenneria goodwinii genome carries:
- the nrdH gene encoding glutaredoxin-like protein NrdH; translated protein: MRITIFTKPDCVQCNATCRALDKQGIAYQLVDLTEDEQALRQVRALGYQQVPVVMTANDHWSGFRPDKISTLNQLQAS
- the speD gene encoding adenosylmethionine decarboxylase, whose product is MHKLKLHGFNNLTKSLSFCIYDICYTRTADDRNGYIAYIDEQYNANRLTEILSETCSIIGANILNIARQDYEPQGASVTILVSEEPIDPRDVDNSELPGPLPNSVVAHLDKSHICVHTYPESHPEVGLCTFRADIEVSTCGVISPLKALNYLIHQLESDIVTIDYRVRGFTRDVNGVKHFIDHQINSIQNFMSEDMKSLYHLMDVNVYQENMFHTKMLLKDFDLKHYLFNVDPATLSAEERKRITDLLYHEMQEIYYGRNLPVV
- the speE gene encoding polyamine aminopropyltransferase, which translates into the protein MAQKEIWYETLHANFGQYFSIDQVLYHEKTDHQDLIIFENAALGRVMALDGVVQTTERDEFIYHEMLTHIPLLSHGQAKRVLIIGGGDGGILREVSRHAGVEQITMVEIDAGVVEFCRQYLPNHNAGAYDDPRFRLVIDDGVNFVNQCTEKFDVIISDSTDPIGPGESLFTSDFYQGCARCLNEGGIFVAQNGVCFLQQDEAVNSHNKLSNYFSDVTFYQAAIPTYYGGIMTFAWASNHPSLRQISAETLQQRVNASGIECRYYNPAVHIGSFALPQYLLNALSASR
- a CDS encoding YacC family pilotin-like protein yields the protein MKNSALVLLLLSLMSFSSASKALNEFEAEDLADLTAVFVYLKNNCGYQDLPNDQIRRALLTFAQQNSWDLSNYGAFNMTALGEDSYRDLSKIAIPTPKKCQSLARNSLGLLAYTK